The genome window CGCGCCGATGACCTTGCCGGCCAGGTCGCTCTTCAGTTTCACGGGCGACGCGGTGCCGACGATGATGATCTGGTGGTTGGCCATGTAGGGCGCGGTGAAGCTGATGTTCTTCTTGCGCTCTTCGGTGATGGTCAGGCCGTTCCACAGGACGTCCACGCGCTTGCCGTTCAGTTCGGCTTCCTTGGCGCTCCAGTCGATAGGCTTGAATTCAACTTCCAGACCCAGGCGCTTGCTGGCTTCCTTGGCCATGTCTACGTCAAAACCAACGATCTGATTGCTCGAATCCCGAAAACCCATGGGCGGGAAGTTGTCATCCAGACCCACGACAACCTTTTTGACGGCGGCCGGCGCCTGTGCGCCCGCGGTCGACGCGTTGTCGCTGGGGCCGCAAGCGGTCAGCATCGTGGTTGCGGACACGAGAAGAACAGCAGTCAGTTTTTTCATAGTTATGGGTGCGCCAGGCGCAAGAATGAAGATTGCCGGATGGGCTGGACTAGCAGCCAAGAGCCGCCATTTTAGCGTCACTGGCAGATGTGGCTGCCGCGCCGGGCTGGCGGGCCGGTAATGTGGTCCGATTCAGCGCACTGCAGGCCGACCAAGGGCCAACTAAGGCGCAGGATGAAAGCGATCCAGCAGCCGCAGGAACAATTCCACGGCCCTTGTGCCGGGCCGGGACACCTCGGTGATCGCACTGATGGTGTTCTCGTACACCGGCCCATCGGGAAGCGGCGTCAGGGTATGGCGCCGCGAAACCGAATCAGCATAGTGCTGCGGCAGCAGACCCACATAGTGCCCCGACGACACCAGCATCGCAATGGCCTCCAGTCCCGTGGCCTCGGGGCCGCGCGGAAATCCGCCAGCGCCCAGCGCGTCGTGCACAAAGGGATGCGACCGGTACACCAGCGGCAGCTCGCGGGCATGGGCCAGACTGCCCCGCGCCACGAACACCCGGTGCCGCTCGACAAAAAGCCGCTGGTAATTGAACCCGCCTTCCC of Achromobacter seleniivolatilans contains these proteins:
- a CDS encoding amino acid ABC transporter substrate-binding protein — protein: MKKLTAVLLVSATTMLTACGPSDNASTAGAQAPAAVKKVVVGLDDNFPPMGFRDSSNQIVGFDVDMAKEASKRLGLEVEFKPIDWSAKEAELNGKRVDVLWNGLTITEERKKNISFTAPYMANHQIIIVGTASPVKLKSDLAGKVIGAQDGSSATDAIAKDPVAAQIKEVKKFGDNVTALMDLAAGRLDAIVVDEVVGRYLISKRAGEYRVLDENFGTEDYGVGVRKDDTELLGKLDKTLDSMKQDGTASRIATQWFGANIIK